A genomic segment from Gracilinanus agilis isolate LMUSP501 chromosome 1, AgileGrace, whole genome shotgun sequence encodes:
- the NAPRT gene encoding nicotinate phosphoribosyltransferase isoform X5, whose amino-acid sequence MEASQPPPTATWAMLTPASGQGPPRDLSILTESWLGKVCEYLGLRVEEIHLGERAAFVAYALAFPQAFQGLLDSYSVMRSGLPNFLAVALALAELGYRATGVRLDSGDLLQQAQEIRRIFRKCASHFQVPWLESVSIAVSNNIDERVLAQLAHKDSEVDLIGIGTNVVTCPLQPSLGCVYKLVSVRGQPCRKLTEDSEKQTLPGSKAAYRLYNREGAPILDLLQLEEEPPPQAGQELRVWPLDISGGDCRSQTLTPVSLEPLLRVYFHLGQMCEPIPSLAESRALAQKSLSCLSSAQKRLENPEPYQVALSEKLHALLESLAQSSPEGP is encoded by the exons ATGGAGGCCTCACAGCCTCCACCTACAGCTACCTGGGCG ATGCTGACTCCAGCATCTGGGCAAGGGCCTCCCAGGGACCTCTCCATCCTCACTGAGTCTTGGCTAGGCAAAGTGTGTGAGTACCTGGGCCTTCGAGTGGAAGAGATTCACCTTGGAGAACGAGCTGCCTTTGTGGCCTATGCCCTGGCTTTCCCCCAAGCCTTCCAGGGGCTGCTGGACTCCTACAGTGTCATGCG GAGTGGGCTTCCAAATTTCCTGGCCGTGGCGCTGGCGCTGGCCGAGCTGGGGTACCGGGCAACAGGGGTGCGACTAGACAGCGGAGATTTACTGCAGCAGGCCCAGGAAATCCGAAGAATTTTCCGGAAATGTGCCTCCCA CTTCCAGGTGCCTTGGCTGGAGTCTGTGTCCATCGCTGTGAGCAACAACATAGATGAGAGAGTGCTGGCCCAGCTGGCTCACAAG GACAGTGAGGTGGATCTCATCGGCATCGGTACCAATGTGGTCACGTGTCCCCTGCAGCCTTCCCTTGGCTGTGTGTACAAG CTAGTGTCCGTGAGAGGGCAGCCCTGTCGGAAGCTAACTGAGGACTCTGAGAAGCAGACGCTGCCGGGGAGCAAGGCAGCCTATCGGCTTTACAACCGAGAAG GAGCCCCAATCCTGGACCTGCTGCAGCTGGAGGAGGAGCCCCCACCCCAGGCTGGTCAGGAGCTGAGGGTGTGGCCCCTGGACATATCAGGAGGTGACTGCAGAAGCCAGACCCTCACTCCCGTCTCCTTGGAGCCACTGCTCAGAGTCTACTTCCACCTGGGACAG ATGTGTGAACCCATTCCCTCCCTTGCTGAGTCTCGGGCCTTAGCACAGAAGTCCCTGAGCTGCCTCAGCTCAGCTCAAAAGCGACTGGAGAATCCTGAGCCCTACCAG GTGGCACTTTCTGAGAAGTTACATGCTTTGCTGGAGAGTCTGGCCCAGAGCAGCCCGGAGGGCCCCTGA
- the NAPRT gene encoding nicotinate phosphoribosyltransferase isoform X2, with the protein MEKPQPELEQEKDPEAEAAARALLTDLYQITMALAYWRAGRALEPAEFELFFRRCPFGSSFTLAAGLRDCMRFLRAFRLRPADVKYLASVLPPDTDPAFFEHLQGLDCSAVTIRAQLEGSLAFAHVPLLCVSGPLLLVQLLETPLLCLINYASLVATNAARLRLIAGPKKRLLEMGLRRAQGPDGGLTASTYSYLGGFDSSSNVLAGQLRGVPVAGTLAHSFITSFSGSEQPQAPMLTPASGQGPPRDLSILTESWLGKVCEYLGLRVEEIHLGERAAFVAYALAFPQAFQGLLDSYSVMRSGLPNFLAVALALAELGYRATGVRLDSGDLLQQAQEIRRIFRKCASHFQVPWLESVSIAVSNNIDERVLAQLAHKDSEVDLIGIGTNVVTCPLQPSLGCVYKLVSVRGQPCRKLTEDSEKQTLPGSKAAYRLYNREGAPILDLLQLEEEPPPQAGQELRVWPLDISGGDCRSQTLTPAQMCEPIPSLAESRALAQKSLSCLSSAQKRLENPEPYQVALSEKLHALLESLAQSSPEGP; encoded by the exons ATGGAGAAGCCGCAACCGGAGCTGGAGCAGGAGAAGGATCCGGAGGCGGAGGCAGCAGCCCGGGCCCTGCTCACCGACCTCTACCAGATCACCATGGCTCTGGCCTACTGGCGGGCGGGCCGGGCCCTGGAGCCCGCTGAGTTCGAGCTCTTCTTTCGCCGCTGCCCCTTCGGGTCCTCCTTCACCCTGGCCGCGGGGCTGCGGGACTGCATGCGCTTCTTGCGCGCCTTCCGCCTCCGCCCGGCAG ATGTAAAGTACCTGGCCTCTGTGCTCCCACCAGACACGGACCCTGCCTTCTTTGAACACCTGCAGGGACTGGACTGCTCTGCAGTGACTATTCGGGCCCAGCTCGAGGGTTCCCTGGCCTTTGCCCAT GTACCATTACTCTGCGTATCAGGGCCTCTCCTCCTAGTGCAGCTCCTGGAGACTCCCCTGCTCTGCCTCATCAACTATGCCAG CCTGGTGGCCACTAACGCAGCCCGGCTGCGCCTGATAGCAGGGCCAAAGAAGCGGCTATTGGAGATGGGGCTGCGGCGGGCACAGGGCCCTGATGGAGGCCTCACAGCCTCCACCTACAGCTACCTGGGCG GCTTTGACAGCAGCAGTAACGTGTTGGCCGGGCAACTTCGAGGGGTGCCTGTGGCTGGCACTCTGGCTCACTCCTTCATCACCTCCTTCTCTGGCTCCGAGCAACCCCAGGCCCCG ATGCTGACTCCAGCATCTGGGCAAGGGCCTCCCAGGGACCTCTCCATCCTCACTGAGTCTTGGCTAGGCAAAGTGTGTGAGTACCTGGGCCTTCGAGTGGAAGAGATTCACCTTGGAGAACGAGCTGCCTTTGTGGCCTATGCCCTGGCTTTCCCCCAAGCCTTCCAGGGGCTGCTGGACTCCTACAGTGTCATGCG GAGTGGGCTTCCAAATTTCCTGGCCGTGGCGCTGGCGCTGGCCGAGCTGGGGTACCGGGCAACAGGGGTGCGACTAGACAGCGGAGATTTACTGCAGCAGGCCCAGGAAATCCGAAGAATTTTCCGGAAATGTGCCTCCCA CTTCCAGGTGCCTTGGCTGGAGTCTGTGTCCATCGCTGTGAGCAACAACATAGATGAGAGAGTGCTGGCCCAGCTGGCTCACAAG GACAGTGAGGTGGATCTCATCGGCATCGGTACCAATGTGGTCACGTGTCCCCTGCAGCCTTCCCTTGGCTGTGTGTACAAG CTAGTGTCCGTGAGAGGGCAGCCCTGTCGGAAGCTAACTGAGGACTCTGAGAAGCAGACGCTGCCGGGGAGCAAGGCAGCCTATCGGCTTTACAACCGAGAAG GAGCCCCAATCCTGGACCTGCTGCAGCTGGAGGAGGAGCCCCCACCCCAGGCTGGTCAGGAGCTGAGGGTGTGGCCCCTGGACATATCAGGAGGTGACTGCAGAAGCCAGACCCTCACTCCCG CCCAGATGTGTGAACCCATTCCCTCCCTTGCTGAGTCTCGGGCCTTAGCACAGAAGTCCCTGAGCTGCCTCAGCTCAGCTCAAAAGCGACTGGAGAATCCTGAGCCCTACCAG GTGGCACTTTCTGAGAAGTTACATGCTTTGCTGGAGAGTCTGGCCCAGAGCAGCCCGGAGGGCCCCTGA
- the NAPRT gene encoding nicotinate phosphoribosyltransferase isoform X4: protein MEKPQPELEQEKDPEAEAAARALLTDLYQITMALAYWRAGRALEPAEFELFFRRCPFGSSFTLAAGLRDCMRFLRAFRLRPADVKYLASVLPPDTDPAFFEHLQGLDCSAVTIRAQLEGSLAFAHVPLLCVSGPLLLVQLLETPLLCLINYASLVATNAARLRLIAGPKKRLLEMGLRRAQGPDGGLTASTYSYLGGFDSSSNVLAGQLRGVPVAGTLAHSFITSFSGSEQPQAPMLTPASGQGPPRDLSILTESWLGKVCEYLGLRVEEIHLGERAAFVAYALAFPQAFQGLLDSYSVMRSGLPNFLAVALALAELGYRATGVRLDSGDLLQQAQEIRRIFRKCASHFQVPWLESVSIAVSNNIDERVLAQLAHKDSEVDLIGIGTNVVTCPLQPSLGCVYKLVSVRGQPCRKLTEDSEKQTLPGSKAAYRLYNREGAPILDLLQLEEEPPPQAGQELRVWPLDISGDV from the exons ATGGAGAAGCCGCAACCGGAGCTGGAGCAGGAGAAGGATCCGGAGGCGGAGGCAGCAGCCCGGGCCCTGCTCACCGACCTCTACCAGATCACCATGGCTCTGGCCTACTGGCGGGCGGGCCGGGCCCTGGAGCCCGCTGAGTTCGAGCTCTTCTTTCGCCGCTGCCCCTTCGGGTCCTCCTTCACCCTGGCCGCGGGGCTGCGGGACTGCATGCGCTTCTTGCGCGCCTTCCGCCTCCGCCCGGCAG ATGTAAAGTACCTGGCCTCTGTGCTCCCACCAGACACGGACCCTGCCTTCTTTGAACACCTGCAGGGACTGGACTGCTCTGCAGTGACTATTCGGGCCCAGCTCGAGGGTTCCCTGGCCTTTGCCCAT GTACCATTACTCTGCGTATCAGGGCCTCTCCTCCTAGTGCAGCTCCTGGAGACTCCCCTGCTCTGCCTCATCAACTATGCCAG CCTGGTGGCCACTAACGCAGCCCGGCTGCGCCTGATAGCAGGGCCAAAGAAGCGGCTATTGGAGATGGGGCTGCGGCGGGCACAGGGCCCTGATGGAGGCCTCACAGCCTCCACCTACAGCTACCTGGGCG GCTTTGACAGCAGCAGTAACGTGTTGGCCGGGCAACTTCGAGGGGTGCCTGTGGCTGGCACTCTGGCTCACTCCTTCATCACCTCCTTCTCTGGCTCCGAGCAACCCCAGGCCCCG ATGCTGACTCCAGCATCTGGGCAAGGGCCTCCCAGGGACCTCTCCATCCTCACTGAGTCTTGGCTAGGCAAAGTGTGTGAGTACCTGGGCCTTCGAGTGGAAGAGATTCACCTTGGAGAACGAGCTGCCTTTGTGGCCTATGCCCTGGCTTTCCCCCAAGCCTTCCAGGGGCTGCTGGACTCCTACAGTGTCATGCG GAGTGGGCTTCCAAATTTCCTGGCCGTGGCGCTGGCGCTGGCCGAGCTGGGGTACCGGGCAACAGGGGTGCGACTAGACAGCGGAGATTTACTGCAGCAGGCCCAGGAAATCCGAAGAATTTTCCGGAAATGTGCCTCCCA CTTCCAGGTGCCTTGGCTGGAGTCTGTGTCCATCGCTGTGAGCAACAACATAGATGAGAGAGTGCTGGCCCAGCTGGCTCACAAG GACAGTGAGGTGGATCTCATCGGCATCGGTACCAATGTGGTCACGTGTCCCCTGCAGCCTTCCCTTGGCTGTGTGTACAAG CTAGTGTCCGTGAGAGGGCAGCCCTGTCGGAAGCTAACTGAGGACTCTGAGAAGCAGACGCTGCCGGGGAGCAAGGCAGCCTATCGGCTTTACAACCGAGAAG GAGCCCCAATCCTGGACCTGCTGCAGCTGGAGGAGGAGCCCCCACCCCAGGCTGGTCAGGAGCTGAGGGTGTGGCCCCTGGACATATCAGGAG ATGTGTGA
- the NAPRT gene encoding nicotinate phosphoribosyltransferase isoform X3, with product MEKPQPELEQEKDPEAEAAARALLTDLYQITMALAYWRAGRALEPAEFELFFRRCPFGSSFTLAAGLRDCMRFLRAFRLRPADVKYLASVLPPDTDPAFFEHLQGLDCSAVTIRAQLEGSLAFAHVPLLCVSGPLLLVQLLETPLLCLINYASLVATNAARLRLIAGPKKRLLEMGLRRAQGPDGGLTASTYSYLGGFDSSSNVLAGQLRGVPVAGTLAHSFITSFSGSEQPQAPMLTPASGQGPPRDLSILTESWLGKVCEYLGLRVEEIHLGERAAFVAYALAFPQAFQGLLDSYSVMRSGLPNFLAVALALAELGYRATGVRLDSGDLLQQAQEIRRIFRKCASHFQVPWLESVSIAVSNNIDERVLAQLAHKLVSVRGQPCRKLTEDSEKQTLPGSKAAYRLYNREGAPILDLLQLEEEPPPQAGQELRVWPLDISGGDCRSQTLTPVSLEPLLRVYFHLGQMCEPIPSLAESRALAQKSLSCLSSAQKRLENPEPYQVALSEKLHALLESLAQSSPEGP from the exons ATGGAGAAGCCGCAACCGGAGCTGGAGCAGGAGAAGGATCCGGAGGCGGAGGCAGCAGCCCGGGCCCTGCTCACCGACCTCTACCAGATCACCATGGCTCTGGCCTACTGGCGGGCGGGCCGGGCCCTGGAGCCCGCTGAGTTCGAGCTCTTCTTTCGCCGCTGCCCCTTCGGGTCCTCCTTCACCCTGGCCGCGGGGCTGCGGGACTGCATGCGCTTCTTGCGCGCCTTCCGCCTCCGCCCGGCAG ATGTAAAGTACCTGGCCTCTGTGCTCCCACCAGACACGGACCCTGCCTTCTTTGAACACCTGCAGGGACTGGACTGCTCTGCAGTGACTATTCGGGCCCAGCTCGAGGGTTCCCTGGCCTTTGCCCAT GTACCATTACTCTGCGTATCAGGGCCTCTCCTCCTAGTGCAGCTCCTGGAGACTCCCCTGCTCTGCCTCATCAACTATGCCAG CCTGGTGGCCACTAACGCAGCCCGGCTGCGCCTGATAGCAGGGCCAAAGAAGCGGCTATTGGAGATGGGGCTGCGGCGGGCACAGGGCCCTGATGGAGGCCTCACAGCCTCCACCTACAGCTACCTGGGCG GCTTTGACAGCAGCAGTAACGTGTTGGCCGGGCAACTTCGAGGGGTGCCTGTGGCTGGCACTCTGGCTCACTCCTTCATCACCTCCTTCTCTGGCTCCGAGCAACCCCAGGCCCCG ATGCTGACTCCAGCATCTGGGCAAGGGCCTCCCAGGGACCTCTCCATCCTCACTGAGTCTTGGCTAGGCAAAGTGTGTGAGTACCTGGGCCTTCGAGTGGAAGAGATTCACCTTGGAGAACGAGCTGCCTTTGTGGCCTATGCCCTGGCTTTCCCCCAAGCCTTCCAGGGGCTGCTGGACTCCTACAGTGTCATGCG GAGTGGGCTTCCAAATTTCCTGGCCGTGGCGCTGGCGCTGGCCGAGCTGGGGTACCGGGCAACAGGGGTGCGACTAGACAGCGGAGATTTACTGCAGCAGGCCCAGGAAATCCGAAGAATTTTCCGGAAATGTGCCTCCCA CTTCCAGGTGCCTTGGCTGGAGTCTGTGTCCATCGCTGTGAGCAACAACATAGATGAGAGAGTGCTGGCCCAGCTGGCTCACAAG CTAGTGTCCGTGAGAGGGCAGCCCTGTCGGAAGCTAACTGAGGACTCTGAGAAGCAGACGCTGCCGGGGAGCAAGGCAGCCTATCGGCTTTACAACCGAGAAG GAGCCCCAATCCTGGACCTGCTGCAGCTGGAGGAGGAGCCCCCACCCCAGGCTGGTCAGGAGCTGAGGGTGTGGCCCCTGGACATATCAGGAGGTGACTGCAGAAGCCAGACCCTCACTCCCGTCTCCTTGGAGCCACTGCTCAGAGTCTACTTCCACCTGGGACAG ATGTGTGAACCCATTCCCTCCCTTGCTGAGTCTCGGGCCTTAGCACAGAAGTCCCTGAGCTGCCTCAGCTCAGCTCAAAAGCGACTGGAGAATCCTGAGCCCTACCAG GTGGCACTTTCTGAGAAGTTACATGCTTTGCTGGAGAGTCTGGCCCAGAGCAGCCCGGAGGGCCCCTGA
- the NAPRT gene encoding nicotinate phosphoribosyltransferase isoform X1: MEKPQPELEQEKDPEAEAAARALLTDLYQITMALAYWRAGRALEPAEFELFFRRCPFGSSFTLAAGLRDCMRFLRAFRLRPADVKYLASVLPPDTDPAFFEHLQGLDCSAVTIRAQLEGSLAFAHVPLLCVSGPLLLVQLLETPLLCLINYASLVATNAARLRLIAGPKKRLLEMGLRRAQGPDGGLTASTYSYLGGFDSSSNVLAGQLRGVPVAGTLAHSFITSFSGSEQPQAPMLTPASGQGPPRDLSILTESWLGKVCEYLGLRVEEIHLGERAAFVAYALAFPQAFQGLLDSYSVMRSGLPNFLAVALALAELGYRATGVRLDSGDLLQQAQEIRRIFRKCASHFQVPWLESVSIAVSNNIDERVLAQLAHKDSEVDLIGIGTNVVTCPLQPSLGCVYKLVSVRGQPCRKLTEDSEKQTLPGSKAAYRLYNREGAPILDLLQLEEEPPPQAGQELRVWPLDISGGDCRSQTLTPVSLEPLLRVYFHLGQMCEPIPSLAESRALAQKSLSCLSSAQKRLENPEPYQVALSEKLHALLESLAQSSPEGP, encoded by the exons ATGGAGAAGCCGCAACCGGAGCTGGAGCAGGAGAAGGATCCGGAGGCGGAGGCAGCAGCCCGGGCCCTGCTCACCGACCTCTACCAGATCACCATGGCTCTGGCCTACTGGCGGGCGGGCCGGGCCCTGGAGCCCGCTGAGTTCGAGCTCTTCTTTCGCCGCTGCCCCTTCGGGTCCTCCTTCACCCTGGCCGCGGGGCTGCGGGACTGCATGCGCTTCTTGCGCGCCTTCCGCCTCCGCCCGGCAG ATGTAAAGTACCTGGCCTCTGTGCTCCCACCAGACACGGACCCTGCCTTCTTTGAACACCTGCAGGGACTGGACTGCTCTGCAGTGACTATTCGGGCCCAGCTCGAGGGTTCCCTGGCCTTTGCCCAT GTACCATTACTCTGCGTATCAGGGCCTCTCCTCCTAGTGCAGCTCCTGGAGACTCCCCTGCTCTGCCTCATCAACTATGCCAG CCTGGTGGCCACTAACGCAGCCCGGCTGCGCCTGATAGCAGGGCCAAAGAAGCGGCTATTGGAGATGGGGCTGCGGCGGGCACAGGGCCCTGATGGAGGCCTCACAGCCTCCACCTACAGCTACCTGGGCG GCTTTGACAGCAGCAGTAACGTGTTGGCCGGGCAACTTCGAGGGGTGCCTGTGGCTGGCACTCTGGCTCACTCCTTCATCACCTCCTTCTCTGGCTCCGAGCAACCCCAGGCCCCG ATGCTGACTCCAGCATCTGGGCAAGGGCCTCCCAGGGACCTCTCCATCCTCACTGAGTCTTGGCTAGGCAAAGTGTGTGAGTACCTGGGCCTTCGAGTGGAAGAGATTCACCTTGGAGAACGAGCTGCCTTTGTGGCCTATGCCCTGGCTTTCCCCCAAGCCTTCCAGGGGCTGCTGGACTCCTACAGTGTCATGCG GAGTGGGCTTCCAAATTTCCTGGCCGTGGCGCTGGCGCTGGCCGAGCTGGGGTACCGGGCAACAGGGGTGCGACTAGACAGCGGAGATTTACTGCAGCAGGCCCAGGAAATCCGAAGAATTTTCCGGAAATGTGCCTCCCA CTTCCAGGTGCCTTGGCTGGAGTCTGTGTCCATCGCTGTGAGCAACAACATAGATGAGAGAGTGCTGGCCCAGCTGGCTCACAAG GACAGTGAGGTGGATCTCATCGGCATCGGTACCAATGTGGTCACGTGTCCCCTGCAGCCTTCCCTTGGCTGTGTGTACAAG CTAGTGTCCGTGAGAGGGCAGCCCTGTCGGAAGCTAACTGAGGACTCTGAGAAGCAGACGCTGCCGGGGAGCAAGGCAGCCTATCGGCTTTACAACCGAGAAG GAGCCCCAATCCTGGACCTGCTGCAGCTGGAGGAGGAGCCCCCACCCCAGGCTGGTCAGGAGCTGAGGGTGTGGCCCCTGGACATATCAGGAGGTGACTGCAGAAGCCAGACCCTCACTCCCGTCTCCTTGGAGCCACTGCTCAGAGTCTACTTCCACCTGGGACAG ATGTGTGAACCCATTCCCTCCCTTGCTGAGTCTCGGGCCTTAGCACAGAAGTCCCTGAGCTGCCTCAGCTCAGCTCAAAAGCGACTGGAGAATCCTGAGCCCTACCAG GTGGCACTTTCTGAGAAGTTACATGCTTTGCTGGAGAGTCTGGCCCAGAGCAGCCCGGAGGGCCCCTGA